In Mucilaginibacter celer, one DNA window encodes the following:
- a CDS encoding RraA family protein, whose translation MKKWIPFFRIAGIVLLHCCLFFNKTFAQQISRDELIFLTPEWKGERFADGRPKVPDGILVRMKQVSIEEAWAVLKNAGYGYQITENWLVINPDSVLVGRAVTAVFMPARPDVWKAIDDRGKAQGKKGQNTWPVDLLVKGDVYVADQFGAHKNGPTIGDNVGNAIYAKTGNGIVYNGAVRDLRGLKEIGGFTSFVESYDPSYHNPPGDLNTMIIGINQPTRIKQATVMPGDVVLGENGVVIFIPPHLAEKVVNTSEIVRLRDMFGHLRLKEGKYTAGQIDARWSADIEKDFSAWLNDHINELPVPKEQIRNILKNRTW comes from the coding sequence ATGAAAAAATGGATTCCTTTTTTCCGCATTGCGGGTATTGTATTGCTGCATTGCTGTTTGTTTTTCAATAAAACGTTTGCGCAACAAATTTCGAGGGATGAGCTGATCTTTCTTACTCCGGAATGGAAGGGTGAACGCTTTGCCGATGGCCGTCCTAAAGTGCCTGATGGTATTCTGGTCCGGATGAAGCAGGTAAGTATTGAAGAAGCCTGGGCTGTTTTAAAAAATGCCGGTTACGGTTACCAGATAACCGAAAACTGGCTGGTAATAAACCCCGATAGCGTGTTGGTGGGCCGCGCAGTAACCGCGGTTTTTATGCCCGCACGCCCCGATGTATGGAAAGCCATTGATGACAGGGGCAAGGCCCAGGGCAAAAAAGGGCAAAACACCTGGCCCGTGGATTTGCTGGTGAAAGGCGATGTATACGTGGCCGATCAGTTTGGCGCCCATAAAAACGGACCTACTATTGGCGATAATGTTGGCAATGCCATTTACGCAAAAACCGGCAACGGTATAGTTTACAACGGCGCGGTGAGAGACCTGCGCGGACTGAAAGAGATTGGGGGTTTTACATCCTTTGTAGAAAGCTACGACCCATCATACCATAACCCACCCGGCGATCTGAACACCATGATCATCGGCATCAATCAGCCCACAAGGATAAAGCAGGCTACGGTGATGCCCGGAGATGTGGTTTTGGGTGAGAACGGGGTAGTGATATTTATTCCGCCGCACCTGGCCGAGAAAGTGGTAAACACCTCCGAGATTGTGAGGTTAAGGGATATGTTTGGCCACCTGCGCTTAAAAGAGGGCAAATATACAGCCGGACAAATAGACGCCCGCTGGAGCGCCGATATCGAAAAAGATTTTTCGGCATGGCTTAATGACCATATCAACGAGTTGCCGGTACCCAAAGAGCAGATCCGGAACATCCTGAAAAACCGAACCTGGTAA
- a CDS encoding mandelate racemase/muconate lactonizing enzyme family protein — protein sequence MSNHQNRRSFLSKTVLAGAAVLAAPLNKTFGQGLIDAKERTPQASSPSDLKITEFKCAYAGGGLFVKIYTNQGIWGSGEGVDAIAGTYYLVKRLERMLKGRSPLNPNRIAEEIRKANFFAGAQSGMFVAVLTAVEAALWDLTGKALGLPVYQLLGGKFRDKCRVYCDTELYTATNPVPDDYAKAARGAVNRGYTAVKFDIDDARDPNKFDRYNWTASNAELDRMYNAIAAVRKEVGPNIDICVDMHGRYDATTGRRVAKMMEPLNLMWLEEPIPADNIDVYKTITQETTTPICAGENFYLAYGYTRLLSEAGIDIVMPDLQKCGGLGEGQRIANLANLYYVPFSPHMVGSFLGAMATAHVCASVPNFHILEWQTLSDTEPKWKEIVQYDKPFIEKGFLVLSDKPGVGVEINEEGLKKYAMPGVPFFA from the coding sequence ATGTCAAACCATCAAAACAGGCGCAGTTTTCTTTCGAAAACTGTATTGGCCGGTGCAGCCGTACTGGCAGCGCCATTAAATAAAACATTTGGGCAAGGGTTGATAGATGCCAAAGAGCGTACCCCGCAGGCATCATCTCCATCCGATCTTAAAATTACCGAATTTAAGTGTGCCTACGCGGGCGGTGGGCTTTTTGTAAAAATATACACCAACCAGGGTATCTGGGGCTCGGGTGAAGGAGTTGATGCCATAGCCGGAACTTATTACCTGGTTAAACGGCTGGAAAGAATGCTTAAAGGCCGCAGCCCTTTGAACCCCAACCGGATAGCCGAGGAGATACGGAAAGCCAACTTTTTCGCCGGTGCGCAATCGGGTATGTTTGTAGCCGTGCTTACTGCGGTTGAGGCGGCCCTTTGGGATTTGACCGGCAAAGCTTTGGGCTTACCGGTATACCAGTTATTAGGCGGTAAATTCCGCGATAAATGCCGTGTTTATTGCGATACGGAATTATATACAGCCACCAACCCGGTGCCCGATGATTATGCCAAGGCTGCCCGCGGAGCGGTTAACCGAGGATACACTGCCGTGAAATTCGATATCGATGATGCCCGCGACCCGAATAAATTCGACCGTTATAACTGGACTGCCAGCAACGCCGAGCTCGACAGGATGTATAATGCCATAGCCGCTGTGAGGAAGGAAGTAGGGCCAAATATTGATATATGTGTGGATATGCACGGCCGGTACGATGCCACAACCGGCCGCAGGGTTGCAAAAATGATGGAACCCCTTAATTTGATGTGGCTGGAAGAGCCTATCCCGGCAGACAATATCGATGTATATAAAACAATAACCCAGGAAACAACCACACCTATTTGTGCCGGCGAGAATTTTTACCTGGCTTATGGCTATACCAGGCTGCTTTCGGAAGCCGGCATTGATATTGTAATGCCCGATCTGCAAAAATGCGGCGGGCTGGGCGAAGGGCAACGGATAGCCAACCTGGCCAACTTATACTATGTGCCGTTTTCGCCGCACATGGTAGGCTCATTTCTGGGTGCAATGGCAACCGCGCATGTTTGCGCCTCGGTACCCAATTTTCACATTCTTGAGTGGCAAACGCTGAGCGACACCGAACCAAAATGGAAGGAAATAGTGCAATACGATAAACCTTTTATCGAGAAAGGCTTCCTGGTGCTGTCTGATAAACCCGGGGTAGGTGTGGAGATCAATGAGGAAGGGCTGAAGAAATACGCGATGCCCGGAGTTCCATTTTTTGCCTGA
- a CDS encoding bile acid:sodium symporter family protein, with protein MNIFYKVTIALTIAALGAVLIVLSKGLEHTGPYTLAFFVLLALSLRASPKTKSFAYTALIFGAAAMALYYPAFFISYGSFKYATLIIPLIQLIMFGMGTSMHYHDFLGVLKSPGGIIIGVVSHFIIMPLLGFSIATLSVKLTGMPAEIAAGIVLIGCCPNGMASNVISYLAKANLALSVTITSISTLLSPVLTPFLMNLLAGPLIKIDPWAMVTDIFKMVMIPIALGVLFSSVAKERSGWLKRIMPIISMGGIIGIIIIITAAGRDSLLKVGLLLAVLVLLHNIGGYLLGFWSAKALGMDERDCRTIAIEVGMQNGGMAAGLAKAMGKIATLGLAPVIFSTFMNITGSLLASYWHKKKPAPGRKAALQSATEQ; from the coding sequence ATGAACATTTTTTATAAAGTTACCATCGCGTTAACCATCGCTGCATTGGGCGCGGTATTAATCGTGCTTTCAAAAGGGTTGGAGCACACAGGGCCTTATACACTTGCCTTTTTTGTATTGCTTGCCCTAAGCCTTCGCGCTTCGCCAAAAACCAAAAGTTTTGCGTATACGGCGCTGATTTTCGGAGCTGCCGCCATGGCGCTTTATTATCCTGCGTTTTTTATCAGCTATGGCAGTTTTAAATATGCCACACTTATTATCCCGCTTATCCAGCTCATTATGTTTGGGATGGGCACCTCTATGCATTATCATGATTTTCTTGGTGTGCTGAAATCGCCCGGCGGGATAATTATAGGCGTGGTGAGCCATTTTATCATTATGCCTTTACTGGGCTTCAGCATAGCCACGCTCAGTGTAAAGTTAACCGGAATGCCTGCCGAAATAGCGGCAGGTATTGTACTGATAGGCTGCTGCCCTAATGGTATGGCATCTAACGTAATATCCTACCTGGCTAAGGCAAACCTGGCGTTATCGGTTACCATAACCAGCATCTCTACGCTGCTTTCGCCGGTATTGACGCCATTTTTAATGAATCTGCTTGCTGGTCCGCTTATTAAAATAGATCCCTGGGCCATGGTGACGGATATTTTTAAAATGGTGATGATCCCGATTGCCTTAGGCGTACTGTTTTCTTCGGTAGCTAAAGAACGTAGTGGCTGGCTAAAAAGGATAATGCCCATCATTTCGATGGGCGGCATCATCGGCATTATCATTATTATAACTGCAGCGGGCCGGGATAGCCTGCTTAAGGTAGGCCTGCTGCTGGCTGTGTTGGTGCTACTGCATAATATAGGCGGCTATTTACTGGGTTTCTGGTCGGCAAAGGCATTGGGGATGGACGAGCGTGATTGCCGCACCATTGCTATAGAAGTGGGAATGCAAAACGGCGGCATGGCCGCGGGGCTTGCCAAAGCAATGGGCAAAATAGCTACGCTGGGCCTGGCACCGGTAATTTTTTCAACTTTTATGAATATCACCGGCTCTTTACTGGCCTCGTACTGGCATAAAAAAAAGCCGGCTCCCGGTCGTAAAGCTGCTTTGCAAAGCGCAACTGAGCAGTAA
- a CDS encoding fumarylacetoacetate hydrolase family protein, producing the protein MHIFKTNNKVIVKYAGLLYSSPVWTWDSFINREALHSEVLKDLQSITADPSLANDLEHLSTPIAGQEIWASGVTYLRSKDARMEESKDAGGGDFYARVYDAERPEIFFKSSASRAVGPGGTVRIRKDSKWNVPEPELVLFICSVGTIEGYLIGNDMSSRDIEGENPLYLPQAKSYDGAAAVGPCLYVPDTAISQDTEIQIEISRGDDKVFAEAILISRMKRTHQELANYLFMEMSFPAGAYLMTGTGIVPPDSFTLNYGDVIDITISNIGTLTNQVGR; encoded by the coding sequence ATGCACATATTTAAAACCAACAATAAAGTTATTGTAAAATACGCCGGGCTGCTTTACAGCTCGCCCGTTTGGACCTGGGATAGTTTTATAAACCGTGAAGCATTGCATAGTGAGGTTTTAAAAGATCTCCAAAGCATTACCGCCGATCCTTCGCTGGCGAACGACCTGGAACATTTAAGTACGCCCATTGCGGGCCAGGAGATCTGGGCATCGGGCGTAACCTATTTGCGCAGTAAAGATGCCCGGATGGAAGAATCTAAAGATGCCGGCGGCGGCGATTTTTATGCAAGAGTTTACGATGCCGAACGCCCCGAAATCTTTTTTAAGTCGTCGGCATCCCGCGCGGTTGGGCCGGGCGGTACTGTCCGCATCCGTAAAGATTCGAAATGGAACGTTCCGGAGCCGGAGTTGGTGTTATTTATTTGCAGCGTGGGTACCATTGAGGGATACCTGATTGGCAATGATATGTCGTCAAGGGATATCGAAGGAGAAAATCCTTTATATCTCCCCCAGGCTAAATCATACGATGGTGCAGCTGCTGTTGGTCCGTGTCTTTACGTACCGGATACAGCCATTTCGCAGGATACAGAAATTCAAATTGAAATAAGCAGGGGTGATGACAAGGTGTTTGCTGAAGCGATTTTGATCAGCAGGATGAAACGCACGCACCAGGAACTTGCCAATTACCTTTTCATGGAGATGTCATTCCCGGCGGGTGCATACCTGATGACAGGTACAGGAATAGTGCCTCCTGATTCATTCACGCTTAATTATGGCGACGTAATCGATATCACCATAAGTAACATAGGTACACTTACAAACCAGGTGGGCAGGTAA